AATCCACACTCTACAAGAAGTGGTTGAATCTCAGCTTCAAAGTCAGGTCCTTGGAAAATAGGAATTTCAAAATGAACACCCTGACGAGCAGTTTTTTGTGCAAATTCCATGATTCCATCTTGCTTATGACAAGATTCAATTTCTTTTACAATTTCTTTGCCGTAGATTTTTTCTAATGATGCCTTAACAAGATCGTAAGATTTTTGCTCTACTAATTCTTGAAGCATCACGCCTAGTTTTTTACCAGCATATCCGAGCACGGTTTCTAAGATTTGTCCAACGTTCATACGAGAAGGCACACCTAGAGGATTTAAAATAATGTCCACAGATTGTCCATTATCTAAATAAGGCATATCTTCGCGAGGTAAAATATTAGAAATAATCCCTTTGTTACCGTGTCGTCCAGCAATTTTATCACCGACAGATATTGGTCTTTTTGAAGTAATGTAAACCTTAATAACCTTAATAACACCAGACGGTAAATCATCACCCTTTTTATAGAATGCAATTTTTTCTTCTGTCATGCTTTTTAAGATTGCAAGCTTAGTTTCATAAGAAGATTTTACTCTTTCAAAACTTTCCATGTTATCCGATTCTTTACATTTTAAGGTAAAGATCGTTTCCATATCTGCAGCTAACAATTTTTCACGATCAAAAAGGTCTTTTGTTACTAAATCTTTAGAAACTTTACCAACCGGTTTTTGATCATGTAGTAAATCAGCCATTTTAGTTTTAACTGACTCTAACAGCGCAGAAATCAATTTTTCTAAACTACGTTCAAGTTTTTCAACTTTGACCGTTGCATCTTCTTTATAGCGCTTATCTTTTCGAGCACCGCTACGAGAAAATATTTTAATATCAGAAACAGTACCTTCAACTCCAGGTGGTACTCTAAGCGAAGTATCTCTTACTTCACGAGATTTCTCACCAAAGATAGCACGCAACAATTTCTCTTCAGGAGAATATTGTACGTCACCTTTTAAAGTTACTTTTCCAACTAAAATATCACCAGGAACAACGCGAGAACCCAATTGGATAATACCGTATTCATCAAGCGGAGCTAAAGCTTTTTCGCTGACATTTGGAATATCTCGAGTGATCTCTTCAGGCCCAAGCTTAGTATCTCGAGCTTCAACAGTGAATTCATCAATAGAGATTGACGTAAGCACGTTATCAACTACAAGACGTTGACTTAAGACTATAGCATCCTCAAAATTGTAACCACGCCACGGCATAAATGCCACGGTTAAGTTTGCTCCAAGCGCAAGCTCTCCATCTGTTAAAGAAGTACCATCTGTAAGGTATTCACCCTTGCAAACATTATCTCCAACTTTAACAATAGGCCGTTGATGAATCCATGTGCTATAACTTGAACGGTTAAATTTTTTCAAACGATATGTTTGAATGCCTTTATCAACCCATGACTCTTCATCAGAAAAATCAGTTTCAGCTGAGGCAACAATAATTTCATCAGAAGATACATACCTTACAACACCAGAGCGCTCAGCAATGATTGCTGCACCAGATGATCTAGCAACTTCTGATTCCATACCAGTTCCAACTAAAGGAGCCTGTGGTAAAATCAAAGGCACTGCTTGACGTTGCATGTTTGCACCCATAAGCGCACGACTGGCATCATCATGTTCCAAGAAAGGAATTAATGCTGCAGCAACAGATACTAATTGTTGAGGAGACAAATCAATAGCATTAATTTGTTTTGCATCAACTAAGATAAAGTTCCCAGCGTGTCTTGCGATAACTTTATCATCAACAAGGCGCTTACCTTCTTCATCAGCAGCATCTGCCTGTGCAATATACAATGACGATTCTTCAAATGCGTCTAAGAAAACAACTTCATCTTCAATTTTCCCGTTTTTAACAGGACGGTATGAAGACTCAATGAAACCAAGATCGTTCACCATTGCATACGTTGCAAGTGAAGAAATAAGACCAATTGTTTGACCCTCTGGAGTCTCAATTGGGCAAATTCTTCCATAGTGAGAGTTGTGAACGTCACGAACTTCATATGTTGCTCGATCTTTCATCACACCGCCGGGCCCGAGGGCTGACAGTCTTCGTTTATGAGCCAATTCCGCAAGCGGATTTGTTTGATCCATAAATTGTGACAATTGACTTGATCCAAAGAATTCTCTTAAAACAGCGCTTAGCGGCTTAATATTTAAAAAATCTTGAGGCATTAAAGCATTGTGCGCTTCTTGCATTCTGAATCGCTCTTTTGCAATTCTTTCAATGCGAGAAAGAGCTGAATAAACTTGATTACCAAGCAATTCACCCACAAGACGCACGCGTCTATTACCCAAGTGATCAATATCATCAAGCTCACCAAGACCACGTTCGCGCAAATCAATTAAATATTTAATTGTTGCTAAAATGTCTTCAAGCGTTAGGGTTGTTACTTCTTTTGAAATAGAAAGACCCAACTTTGAATTCATACGAACACGACCAACTTGCGCTAAGTCGTAATAACTGCCAGAGAAAAATTGACGATCAAGACGATCTTTTACTTCAACGATAGAAGGAACATCGCCAGGCCAAACTTTTGCATGAAGTTCATGCAATGCATCTTCACGTGATTTACATGAATCATTAGATAAACTCGTTGCAATCGTTGGCTGGAATGTATATCCATGAGAATTAACTAAATCTAAAACAATGTTTTTATGTTTTGCGAGCTCTAGGAATGAATCTTCTGTTAAAGCTTCGCCTTGCTCAACAATAATTTCCCCAGTTGAAGGGTCAACAATGTCTGTACGAGCAACTTTATGCAATAACAAAATAGATGGAGTTATAACTCTATCTATTCCTAAATCTGTAAGACTTTTAAGCGTTTCTTCTGTTACTTTTGTACCGACGAAATCAGCCTCAATACCTGCAGGCAACATATCTTTTACTATTTGCAAACCAATTAAATTTGCATCAAGTTTTTTATAAAAGATTCCATTATCAGCATGAATAATATCAGCATCATAAAATTTCGGTAGAATTTCTTCGCGAGAAATTCCAAGCGCCTGCAAGAATGCAGTCACAAGGACTTTCTTTTTTTTATCGATTCTGACGTATAAACAATCACTTGTGTCAAATTCAAAATCTAACCAAGAACCACGCATTGGAATAATACGCGCAAAATAATAAGGTCGGCCACGTAAATCTTTAGTTTTTTTGCTTTTTGAAAAAACAACACCAGAAGATTTATGCAACTGACTTACAACTACACGATCAACACCATTAATGACAAAAGTTCCCTGACTACCTAATCGATATTGACCATTACGTTCATACGAATCAACCATGACTGGAACATCTGTAAAATATACATCCTGTTCTTTAATGTCATGAATTGTTTTGTTTTCCTGTTCGTCAATATCCCAAGTAATAAGCTGAACTTTAACTTTAAGCGTGAATGCGAATGTTTTTTCACTATCACGACAATCTTGTACAGAAAAAGGTATGCTCAGCTCAACGCGAGAATGACAGGTCGCACAAACGATATAACGCTTAGTTTTCGAGCTTCTGTCTAAACGGGAACATCCCATTTTTCCAGTTACTGAATCTTTCCACGTGTATCGATTTGTTATTCCAGCAAGTCCACCACAAGAGCATGCCCATGTACCCAGCTCATAACTCACATAATCAAGTGAGATTTTTGGGCCACATTCAATTGGAAATATATCCCTAAAGGCTTTTTCAAGCCCTATGTTTTTTCGCTCTTCTGGCAAAAAATCAAGTTGGACAAATTCATTGAACGAATCTGATTGAACTTCAATCAGATTTGGAACAGGAACAAGTGATTTACTTTTTCTAAAAGATTTTCGTAAAACAAAATTATCAACGGTCGAGCAAGATATCATGCTCCTCCTTATCGAATAAACCACACAAAGTAACAGCCGCTTTCAATTGTACATACTCACCAAAAGTTGGTCTTACGCCAATTCTACTTTAGCGCCAGCACCTTCTAATAATTCTTTTGCTTTTTTAGCATCATCTTTTGAAGCCGCTTCAATAACTGTAACAGGAGCGCTCTCAACTAATTTCTTAGCTTCACCAAGACCCAAAGTTACAACTTGACGAACAGCTTTGATAACTGCAATTTTATCAGCACCAAAATCTTTTAAGATAACTTTATATTCTGATTTTTCTTGAGCAGGAGCCGCAGCTTCTACTTCACCAGCACCAGCAGCAGGAGCTGACATTGACGCCGCAGAAACACCAAACTTTTCTTCTAAAGCTTTTACTAGCTCAGAAAGATCTAAAACAGACATTTTTTCAACTGACTCAATGATTGAATCGAAATTTTTTGACATGGATGTCTCCAAAGAAAATTAAACAAACTATTTTTAAAACAAATACAACACTATAAACTTCTTTTTTCAGCAATTACTGCTGTTCTTCTGTTGATTCTGCCACAACTTCTTGCGCAGCTTCTTCCACAGGCTCAGCAACAGGACCAATTTTTTGAGCCAACACTTGCGATAGAACCCAAACAAACTGTGCAACAGGAGCATTCAATACACCACAAAGTTGCGCCAACAAAATTTCTTTTGAAGGAATTAATGCAAGCTTTTTAGCGACCGCTACACCATCAAATAATTGTGACTCGCAACAGCCAGCAACAATTACAAACTCTTCATGTTTTTTTGCAAAATCAGCAAGAACTTTTGCAACGCCTGTATAATCAGATTTAACAAAGACAAGCCCAGTTTGGCCCTTCATTAAAGACAACATACCCAAGCTTTCAGCTTCCTTGCTCATCGCCAATTTCATAAGACGATTTTTTGCAACTTTAAATACACCGTTTTTTACTTCTAATTTAAATCGCAATTCTTGCAGCTCAGGAACCGATAGTCCTTGATACTTTACAATAAAAGCGGCTTCACTAACCGTAAACTTCTCACTTAGCCCCTGTATCAAATTCTCTTTTTGATGTCGATTCATTTTTATACCTTCTTATCGAGTTATCTTACTAAAAATTATCCACATCGACACTAACACCAACACCCATTGTAGAAGAAACGGTAATTTTACGAATAAACTTTCCTTTAGAAGATGATGGCTTTGAAGATCCTAAAACCTTCAAGAACTCATTCATGTTGTCATGCAACACATCAGCACTAAAAGAAACTTTTCCGATAGAAAAATGGACTAATCCATATTTATCATTTTTGAAGAAAGATTTACCTTTTTTCAATTCTTTTACAACAGAAGCAACGTCTTCATCAACGGTACCTAATTTTTTATTTGGTAATAAACCTTTTGGCCCGAGAACTTTTGCAAGCTTACCAAGACGAGGCATAAGATCAGGAGTTGCAACAGTGTATTCGAAATCAATCCAACCACCGATAATTTTTTCAACCAAATCTTCAAAACCTACGTAATCTGCACCAGCAGCTCTTGCTTGATCAGCTTTAACGCCTTCAGCAAAAACAAGAACTCTAGTTTTTTTTCCTGTTCCATGTGGTAAAACAACACTTCCGCGAACAACTTGTTCACCTTTAGAAGCATCAATTCCCAAATTGACAGAAACATCAACAGATTCATCAAACTTTACAAATGATAACTCTTTAACTTTTTGTAGCGCACTTTTGCCAGGCAAAGCAGCCAACTTGCTTAAAGTATCTTTCGCCTTACGATAGCTTTTTCCATGCTTAATCATAGTAAAAATCCTTAACCCTTAAATAACCTCAACACCAATACTGCGAGCAGAACCAGCAACAATTTTAATTGCGCCATCTAAGCTACGAGTATTAAGATCTGGAAGTTTAATTTTTGCAATTTCTACCACATCACTCATCGATATCTTACCCACCTTATTATCGTTTGGACGAGCAGATCCCTTTTGAATGTTTATTTTTTTGAAAATCAACTCAGTTGTAGGAGGTGTTTTCAGAACAAACGTAAACGTTTTGTCTTTAAAAACAGTAATAACAACTGGAACTGTTTCGCCTTTACGATCGGCTGTTTTAGCATTGAATTGCTTACAGAATTCCATGATGTTAACACCATGTTGACCAAGAGCAGACCCAACTGGTGGAGCAGGCGTTGCTGCAGCACCCTTGATAAGAAGCTTTAGCTTCGATTTAATATTTCCAAGATTTTTTGCCATAAGCATTACACCATTAATTATGTATTATTTTTTTACCTGATTAAAATTCAATTCGACTGGAGTCATTCTTCCAAAGATACTAACCATAACCGTAATACGATCATTTTCAGCATCAACTTTTTCAACCACTCCAACAAACCCCGAAAACGGGCCTTCTGAAATTGAAACTTCACTATCAACCATTAATCCATCTTTATCCGCAGACAAGACGACACCGCCTTTAACTGTTTCAAAAATACGATCAACTTCTTTTTGAGAAAGAGGAACCGGTGTTCTACCACCAAGAAACCTTAAAACCCGAGGAACCTCGAGAACGATTTGCATAACCTCAGGAGACAGATCCGCCTCAACAAGCATGTAGCCTGGAAACAATTGCTGATCTTCTTCTCCGCTTGAGCTAAAAACTTGCTTCATTTTCGCAGAAGGAAAATGAACACCACCAAACTTTTCACACAAAGGAGATTCTTGAATACGACGCTCAAGATCAGCTTTGATCTTAGCTTCGTAACCTGCATAGACTTGGACTACATACCAACGTTTCATAACCAACAACCTTACCGGACCACCCTATTAACGACCAAATACAAGAAACTGGAAAATTCTTAATATGCCAGTATAGAAAACATAATTTATAAGACCTAAAAATATCGCGAATGCGACCATAGTTATTAAAACAACGACGACCGCCCCTAAAAACTCACTTCGAGATGGCCAAACGACCTTTGATAACTCGACGCGTACTTCACCAAAAAACGTGTTTAGATTTTTCATGTTTTAAACCTTACCGACCTTACAAAAACAATTTTATGGCAGGCCAGGAGGGACTCGAACCCCCAACACGCAGATTTGGAGTCTGCTGCTCTACCATTGGAGCTACTGACCTATTTCAATGACAGAGCCCAACGTGGCCACTTCATTTGCCAACTCACCTATCTTTTATGGAGCCCGCGATCGGATTTGAACCGATGACCTCTCCCTTACCAAGGAAGTGCTCTACCACTGAGCTACGTGGGCATAAACATACGCACACACGTACATTCATTTATTTCTTAATTGTAAAGCAAAAAGCAGAAAAAAACAACTACAATTTGCAAGGACTCATATAAAAAAAATAGAGCAAAAAAATGGAGCTGGCGGCTGGACTTGAACCTGCAACCTACTGATTACAAATCAGTTGCTCTACCATTGAGCTACGCCAGCTTATTATTTTTATTTCAAATATCTTTAGGAAGATGGAGCGGGAAACGGGACTCGAACCCGCAACCTACAGCTTGGAAGGCTGTCGCTCTACCAATTGAGCTATTCCCGCACACAGTATCTTAAGTCAAGATCCAAGATCTTAATCTAAGACTTTGTAACCTGGTGGCGAGAGAAGGATTCGAACCTTCGAAGGCAGAGCCAACGGATTTACAGTCCGTCCCCTTTGGCCACTCGGGAATCTCGCCTAAGATATATTTTTTCTATAAGATTTCAAAGGATTTTTTTAAAAATTCATAATCCGATATAGATATCGTAAGTATTTTTTAAAACTTATCAACGAAAACTTTAAAAATCTTTAATAAAAGAGTTTAAATAGTTTTACATTTTTGCGATAGATACAATCAAGATCGTATGTTTTTTCAAATTTCTGATCTATTTTAAAAATAATCAGACATAAAACATTTTTATTTTACTTACATATTCAAGACTTTGCAACTGATTATTTTACGACCTTGAGCAGCCACCATCCAGCTTATCCCTTAAAAGATCTTTGACCTCTTGAACACAAGAACTACATCCAGTACCAACACCAAGCTTTTGCGAAAGCTCTTCAAATGTCTGGCTTCCTAGATCTATGGCCTCAATAATCTCTGAGCGCATCACGCCCATACAGGTACAAACCAAATAATCGGCAGTCTCTTTTGACCCCTGACATTTTCCATTGTTTTTTTTACAGCAACCCATCTATTTACCCGTTCTTATTTTCAATTTCATACGTTATCAATCTTTCTTTTGAACCAAGGACTTCTAAATAAACCCTGCAAACATTACCCAAAAGCGCTGACTCAACTATCTGTGGCCACTCGATTAGAACCACACTGTTTGGCTGATCTAAATATTCAAAAAAACCTGCTGCTTCAAACTCTGACAAATTTTTCAACCGATACAAATCAAAATGGTAAGCAATACGACCATCACAAAGCTCGTAAATATTTACGTAGGCAAACGTTGGGCTCGATACAGGCTCACCAACACCCCAATGCCTTAAAAGCGACCCTACGATGGTTGTCTTGCCTGCGCCAAGGCCGCCAGTGAGTGTCACCACGGGAACCTTGTCAACGTCCAAGGCAAAAGCCCTAATGACTTGCTCAATATTATCAATATTATACTGTATGCTTTTTTTCATTTTAATTTTTCATTCATTTTGTCTATCAAATTTTATCTATTTTGCGCATTATCTGCTTGTCTGGCTTTGAAGCTTTTTTTCCACCCCGAGCACGAGGAGACCCTTCATGGTGATCTTTTTGCAAACCTCCTTTAACCAAAACACGGCTTGCTTGCTCCATAAGCCTATCTAAATCGCTCAAAGGGGTACTCGACTTGTCGACTAATTTATTATCAATCATTTTATAAATTTCTTGAGCGACATTTTGCTCGTTTTCTTTTTCAACTTGCATAACATGATTAAAAATCTTGTAAAAATCATAGGATCCAATCGATGCAACATTTGCATCGTCTGCGCTGTGACACAACTCTCGATCAGAACTGACAAGCAAAGCGTCTGCCCCTGGATGCGCCCTGAGCCAATCTTTGATAAGATCGTCTGCAGTTCTTTGTTGACCAGAATACAACACTGTCACGCCACCACACCGAACAGTTGATGGAAAGTATCCAGGCCCAGCATCAAAAATTAGGATGATCGGATTATGTCTTACCCCGACATAATGCTTAAAAGTCTCTATCCACTTTTGAGAAGCTCGATCATCAATAAATTTTTGACCCGTAACTGATTTTATATAATTGTATGCATCGATTACTATAATCATACTTTTGGCGCTATAGCCATATTTTTAATCATGTTTTTTACACTTTTCTTCATTGTCGCGCTTGCCAATATTGTTAAAATCTGGCATTATTTACTTATATCAGCTTTTACAAAAAAAGCTTTTACAAAAGTGTTTATTCTGTCTTCTTGGGGGTCTTTTTATGTTCTTTCTTTCTAAAACAACTCGGTTGTTTCTGCTCAATTTCTGCCTTGGTCTTTTTATCACTACGCCAACCGTACAGCCAAATGGCCTTTGGTCGCAAATTGCGCCCCGTATGGCAAGCAATGTTATCAACACAAATCCAAGCAATCAACAAATTTTACAGATTTGCACCTGTAACGCCTTGTCACAAAGTGGAATGATGCAAGATGAAGTTAACGCAGAACTACTTCAAACCCTAGACAGCCTACATGTTTTTTCCCACGTAGTTCCAAAGCTTGCACAAACCAATCTCTTTTTTGGATACCTAGTTTTTGCAAAAAACTTCACAGAGCTCACAGACAACATACAAACATTAAAAGACCGTCAAAGGCTCACTACTTTTTTACAAGAAAACCAAGATTTATTTAACACCTTAGATCAACAGATAAAAAGCCTTCTGGAAATAGAATCTAAGATATTATTCCATTTTTATCCAAAACAAACAGCATCCGGCTTAAGCATTCTAGGTGAGGCTAAACCCAAAACTTCTATGCAAGAAAAGCGATCCTATCTATCAAAAGCATCCATGGAAAAAAATATTAAATCACATAAATATTGGCCAAAAGCAAGACAAATTGGCATGACTGGATGGAACGAATGGCAGCAACGAATGAAGCTTGTTGCCGCTGTCACTGTATGCATGGCTGCATCATATTATGTATATAACTTTGACAAAGTATGCAAAGAAAACAAAATCGGCCTCATGAATGGCTATGAGATTTGGTATGGAACCCAAAAAACAATAGTTGTGGATGGAAAAACAGTTACCCTAGCTCCTGATCCAGCAAATTATCCAAAATTATCAAGCTTTGGACAATCTCAATCTGTTGTCCAAATAGCCGGACATATGTTTAATCTTTACCTTTTACAGCAATCTGTAAAAAAAGATTTTGACAGCGCCTATGAAAAGCAACAACTTTTAATTGGGCTAAGCGATATCTTTCAAGTCGCTCAAAAAATAAGCTCTGCGGTAGATAAGCATCCCGAAATTAAAAATCTATTTGTGCATTTTGATCAAATTAAAGCATTGGCTAGCTATAAAACGTACCAAGCAAGCGATGGTGACTATAAAGAAGTTAAAATCTCTGCAAAACTTAAAGCTTTTTTAGAGATTTTAAACACATCTTCATTTAAAGGAAAACCAAGTTATTACTTTTCATGGCAAGGAAAAATAGAACAAGCGCACATTGAATTTTTAGAAATCAAAGATGAACTTGTTCCATTTTTAGAAGCCTTTGGAAATATCGATGCTCAACTTTGCATCGTTAAAATATTAAATCAAAAAAACAATAATTCTTTTGGGGCTGTAGAGTTTTGCCAACCAAAATGGATTCAATCAAATCTACCAGAACTTTGTAGCATTAATTTTTGGCATCCAATGCTACAAGCAGACAAAGCTATAACAAATTCTATGTTTCTTGGTGGCAGACATGGAGCTGTAAATGCAATTGTTACTGGTGCAAATGCTGGTGGAAAAACAACATCCCTGAGCGCTATCATGATCGGACAAATCATGGCACAATCCCTTGGAATTGCTCCATGCCAAAGCATGACTTGCACACCGTTTGCAAAGCTTCATACCTACCTAGACATCACTACAAACCTTGCTGAAAACGAGTCATTGTTTATGGCGCAAGCAAACCGAGCAGAAAAATTACAAAACTCAATTAAATCATGCCTGCCAGGACAAAAATGTTTATCAATTCTTGATGAAATTTTTACCGGAACCCGAGCAGATTTTGCATCACAAGCATCGTTTGAATTTGCACAAAGCCTTGGATCAATGCCTCACAGCATGTGTATTCTTGCAACCCACTTTCCACAGCTGACAAACCTTGAAGCCCTTAAATTGTTTACAAACTACAAAACGCAAGATGCTACGATCACAAGTGAAGGAACTTTAATCTATCCTTATAAAATAGTTCCTGGAATTTCTGATCAAAATATCGCAAAACACATCCTTTATAAAAAAGGAATCCTAAAAAACTTAAACAATTAGATTAATATTGATATCATTTTTTAATTTTTGCAAACAGCCAACAATTCATTGGAGTTTTTTATGTTTCTACAAATAATGCTCTTAACCTTTTTCATTCCAATTTTATCAGCCTTAATTACATGTGTTTTTAATCAAAGCTCTTGGACTAAATGCATACATATTATTGTCAGAATAGTTACAATACTTGCGTTGTACCTGCTTTCTTTAATTATCAAACCACTAGGCATATTTCCAACAGAATCATCATTCGCCTACAAATGCTTTATAGGCATAACCATTGGACTTTGGACATACTACTGGATGAATAAATCAGGCCTAAATCAAAAAAATTGCCAAACAAAATAATCTAACTTTTATAAACCTAAAATCCATGGGGGATTTCATATGAAAAAATCATTGCTAACAATAACTCTTGCGGCTTTTTGCTCTCAAACCTGCCCGCAAGAACAATCTTTAATTGAAAAAATCAATCTTTCAAGAGCTATGAACGCTTACTCAAAGCACATACAAACTAAAATTGATGCTATCATTAACAGCTATTATGGATATGGCTACGAGCCGGCATCTCAAAAGTATCAAGACATGGGCCTAGAAGCTCAAAAAGCTGTAGGTATTTCGCCAGATCGAATTTTGCCAATACTTAAATTTTCTCCAAGCTCTAAATTCGGACAAAAGTTTGTTG
The Candidatus Dependentiae bacterium genome window above contains:
- the rplA gene encoding 50S ribosomal protein L1 — translated: MIKHGKSYRKAKDTLSKLAALPGKSALQKVKELSFVKFDESVDVSVNLGIDASKGEQVVRGSVVLPHGTGKKTRVLVFAEGVKADQARAAGADYVGFEDLVEKIIGGWIDFEYTVATPDLMPRLGKLAKVLGPKGLLPNKKLGTVDEDVASVVKELKKGKSFFKNDKYGLVHFSIGKVSFSADVLHDNMNEFLKVLGSSKPSSSKGKFIRKITVSSTMGVGVSVDVDNF
- the rplL gene encoding 50S ribosomal protein L7/L12, with product MSKNFDSIIESVEKMSVLDLSELVKALEEKFGVSAASMSAPAAGAGEVEAAAPAQEKSEYKVILKDFGADKIAVIKAVRQVVTLGLGEAKKLVESAPVTVIEAASKDDAKKAKELLEGAGAKVELA
- the nusG gene encoding transcription termination/antitermination protein NusG, whose amino-acid sequence is MKRWYVVQVYAGYEAKIKADLERRIQESPLCEKFGGVHFPSAKMKQVFSSSGEEDQQLFPGYMLVEADLSPEVMQIVLEVPRVLRFLGGRTPVPLSQKEVDRIFETVKGGVVLSADKDGLMVDSEVSISEGPFSGFVGVVEKVDAENDRITVMVSIFGRMTPVELNFNQVKK
- the rplK gene encoding 50S ribosomal protein L11, producing MAKNLGNIKSKLKLLIKGAAATPAPPVGSALGQHGVNIMEFCKQFNAKTADRKGETVPVVITVFKDKTFTFVLKTPPTTELIFKKINIQKGSARPNDNKVGKISMSDVVEIAKIKLPDLNTRSLDGAIKIVAGSARSIGVEVI
- the secE gene encoding preprotein translocase subunit SecE — protein: MKNLNTFFGEVRVELSKVVWPSRSEFLGAVVVVLITMVAFAIFLGLINYVFYTGILRIFQFLVFGR
- a CDS encoding (2Fe-2S)-binding protein yields the protein MGCCKKNNGKCQGSKETADYLVCTCMGVMRSEIIEAIDLGSQTFEELSQKLGVGTGCSSCVQEVKDLLRDKLDGGCSRS
- the rplJ gene encoding 50S ribosomal protein L10 translates to MNRHQKENLIQGLSEKFTVSEAAFIVKYQGLSVPELQELRFKLEVKNGVFKVAKNRLMKLAMSKEAESLGMLSLMKGQTGLVFVKSDYTGVAKVLADFAKKHEEFVIVAGCCESQLFDGVAVAKKLALIPSKEILLAQLCGVLNAPVAQFVWVLSQVLAQKIGPVAEPVEEAAQEVVAESTEEQQ
- the tsaE gene encoding tRNA (adenosine(37)-N6)-threonylcarbamoyltransferase complex ATPase subunit type 1 TsaE, whose amino-acid sequence is MKKSIQYNIDNIEQVIRAFALDVDKVPVVTLTGGLGAGKTTIVGSLLRHWGVGEPVSSPTFAYVNIYELCDGRIAYHFDLYRLKNLSEFEAAGFFEYLDQPNSVVLIEWPQIVESALLGNVCRVYLEVLGSKERLITYEIENKNG
- a CDS encoding NYN domain-containing protein yields the protein MIIVIDAYNYIKSVTGQKFIDDRASQKWIETFKHYVGVRHNPIILIFDAGPGYFPSTVRCGGVTVLYSGQQRTADDLIKDWLRAHPGADALLVSSDRELCHSADDANVASIGSYDFYKIFNHVMQVEKENEQNVAQEIYKMIDNKLVDKSSTPLSDLDRLMEQASRVLVKGGLQKDHHEGSPRARGGKKASKPDKQIMRKIDKI
- the rpoB gene encoding DNA-directed RNA polymerase subunit beta; this translates as MISCSTVDNFVLRKSFRKSKSLVPVPNLIEVQSDSFNEFVQLDFLPEERKNIGLEKAFRDIFPIECGPKISLDYVSYELGTWACSCGGLAGITNRYTWKDSVTGKMGCSRLDRSSKTKRYIVCATCHSRVELSIPFSVQDCRDSEKTFAFTLKVKVQLITWDIDEQENKTIHDIKEQDVYFTDVPVMVDSYERNGQYRLGSQGTFVINGVDRVVVSQLHKSSGVVFSKSKKTKDLRGRPYYFARIIPMRGSWLDFEFDTSDCLYVRIDKKKKVLVTAFLQALGISREEILPKFYDADIIHADNGIFYKKLDANLIGLQIVKDMLPAGIEADFVGTKVTEETLKSLTDLGIDRVITPSILLLHKVARTDIVDPSTGEIIVEQGEALTEDSFLELAKHKNIVLDLVNSHGYTFQPTIATSLSNDSCKSREDALHELHAKVWPGDVPSIVEVKDRLDRQFFSGSYYDLAQVGRVRMNSKLGLSISKEVTTLTLEDILATIKYLIDLRERGLGELDDIDHLGNRRVRLVGELLGNQVYSALSRIERIAKERFRMQEAHNALMPQDFLNIKPLSAVLREFFGSSQLSQFMDQTNPLAELAHKRRLSALGPGGVMKDRATYEVRDVHNSHYGRICPIETPEGQTIGLISSLATYAMVNDLGFIESSYRPVKNGKIEDEVVFLDAFEESSLYIAQADAADEEGKRLVDDKVIARHAGNFILVDAKQINAIDLSPQQLVSVAAALIPFLEHDDASRALMGANMQRQAVPLILPQAPLVGTGMESEVARSSGAAIIAERSGVVRYVSSDEIIVASAETDFSDEESWVDKGIQTYRLKKFNRSSYSTWIHQRPIVKVGDNVCKGEYLTDGTSLTDGELALGANLTVAFMPWRGYNFEDAIVLSQRLVVDNVLTSISIDEFTVEARDTKLGPEEITRDIPNVSEKALAPLDEYGIIQLGSRVVPGDILVGKVTLKGDVQYSPEEKLLRAIFGEKSREVRDTSLRVPPGVEGTVSDIKIFSRSGARKDKRYKEDATVKVEKLERSLEKLISALLESVKTKMADLLHDQKPVGKVSKDLVTKDLFDREKLLAADMETIFTLKCKESDNMESFERVKSSYETKLAILKSMTEEKIAFYKKGDDLPSGVIKVIKVYITSKRPISVGDKIAGRHGNKGIISNILPREDMPYLDNGQSVDIILNPLGVPSRMNVGQILETVLGYAGKKLGVMLQELVEQKSYDLVKASLEKIYGKEIVKEIESCHKQDGIMEFAQKTARQGVHFEIPIFQGPDFEAEIQPLLVECGLSQGGTYKIRDGRTGDHFDQPVTIGTIYMMKLNHMVDDKLHARSVGPYSLITQQPLGGKANFGGQRFGEMEGWALEAYGAAYTFQEMLTYKSDDVIGRHKVYETIVRGTDIPDPGIPESFNVLVKELQSLGLQIDLFKAGREELGV